From the genome of Alosa alosa isolate M-15738 ecotype Scorff River chromosome 18, AALO_Geno_1.1, whole genome shotgun sequence, one region includes:
- the si:dkey-76k16.5 gene encoding glycine N-acyltransferase-like protein 3, with translation MKILGEDELRTAEQALRHYLPKSSKVYGYLFGMNRNKPSTLEVVVDTWPDFKSIIFRPNLKNDRVSDYTKKVTLFCTDVQVLKRMIMEENSIDWTTYFLLGGLDITLAPMVKEVAASRGVTVRCFTLCHLLTLSDPHDLPDSPSSIENRICSLNESHIDIVNKTWKFGGNEKGYNNIKNLMCNFPSCCIVDETGQPVSWVLMYDYCALGILYTKPEHRGKGYAKILITVLSKKLLAQGYPVYCFIEEGNDISLRLFKSLGFTEDPSYRAIWFEFNY, from the exons ATGAAGATTCTCGGCGAGGACGAGCTGAGGACCGCAGAGCAGGCCCTGCGGCACTATTTACCTAAAAGTTCCAAG GTGTATGGGTATCTCTTTGGAATGAACCGGAATAAGCCAAGCACACTGGAGGTCGTTGTTGACACCTGGCCTGACTTCAAAAGCATTATATTCAGACCTAACCTAAAG AATGATCGTGTCTCTGACTACACAAAGAAGGTGACTTTATTCTGTACAGACGTGCAAGTCTTGAAAAGAATGATAATGGAGGAGAATTCAATTGACTGGACCACATACTTTTTGCTTGGAG GGCTCGATATCACTCTCGCACCCATGGTAAAGGAAGTTGCAGCCTCTCGGGGAGTTACTGTGAGATGTTTCACTTTGTGTCATCTCTTGACCTTATCAGACCCTCATGACCTACCTGACTCTCCCAGCAG TATTGAGAACAGGATATGCTCTCTGAATGAATCGCACATCGATATAGTTAACAAGACATGGAAATTTGGAGGAAACGAGAAGGGATACAACAACATTAAAAACCTCATGTGCAACTTCCCCAGCTGTTGCATTGTGGATGAAACAGGCCAGCCAGTGTCGTGGGTGCTGATGTACGACTACTGTGCCCTTGGAATCCTGTATACAAAGCCAGAACACAGAGGGAAAGGTTATGCAAAGATCCTGATCACTGTCTTGTCGAAGAAACTTCTTGCTCAGGGCTATCCAGTTTACTGCTTCATAGAGGAAGGGAATGACATTTCTCTCAGGCTCTTTAAGAGCCTAGGATTCACAGAGGACCCGTCCTACAGAGCGATCTGGTTTGAGTTTAATTATTAG
- the LOC125311433 gene encoding cystatin-like, translating to MFWTTATLLVILAFARVSTSPMPGEMTDTDVNIPAVKDALNSAVGEFNKQSNDVYIYKVAKVIKATSQVVSGTMYRFEVEMVISGYKSSPQEMCAKDNSELKKPNTCYFEVWSQPWLGPPKLMKNVCKH from the exons ATGTTCTGGACAACTGCAACCCTACTGGTCATCCTGGCTTTTGCCAGGGTCAGCACCTCTCCAATGCCCGGAGAAATGACCGATACAGATGTTAATATTCCTGCGGTGAAAGACGCTTTGAATTCCGCAGTCGGTGAATTCAACAAGCAGAGCAATGATGTGTACATCTACAAAGTGGCGAAAGTGATCAAGGCTACGAGTCAG GTTGTTTCGGGGACCATGTACAGGTTTGAAGTGGAAATGGTTATATCTGGCTACAAGTCATCCCCACAGGAGATGTGTGCCAAGGACAACTCAGAGCTCAAAAAG CCAAACACATGCTATTTTGAGGTCTGGAGTCAACCATGGCTGGGCCCACCCAAGCTTATGAAGAATGTCTGCAAACATTAG
- the LOC125311343 gene encoding cystatin-like, which yields MIVMWKILVPIFTVAFAMTSAGMVGGPVEANINDEGVQNALQFAVVQHNKGTNDVYINKVANVIKVQKQVVAGMKYIFTVEMARTNCRKGGVETECEIHSDLALAKPYTCTFEVWSRPWLGPPQIIKNVCKP from the exons ATGATCGTGATGTGGAAGATTTTGGTACCAATTTTTACGGTGGCTTTTGCCATGACCAGCGCTGGTATGGTTGGTGGTCCAGTGGAGGCGAACATAAACGACGAAGGAGTCCAAAATGCCTTGCAATTTGCTGTTGTTCAGCACAACAAGGGAACCAATGATGTGTACATCAACAAAGTGGCAAACGTGATCAAGGTCCAgaaacag GTCGTTGCAGGGATGAAGTACATTTTCACCGTGGAAATGGCAAGAACCAACTGCAGAAAGGGCGGAGTGGAGACAGAGTGCGAAATCCACAGTGATTTAGCGCTTGCCAAG CCCTACACATGCACTTTTGAGGTCTGGAGCCGTCCTTGGCTGGGCCCACCTCAGATCATCAAGAACGTCTGCAAACCTTAG